Within Candidatus Methanomethylicota archaeon, the genomic segment AGCAATGGGAAATTTAGATTTGAATATCTAACGGCATCAACGAATCCACCATCTGAAAATGGGTTTGGATACTTCTCCACAATATACAAATCAACCACCCATTCACGTGACAAGGAGATCTAAAGCCTTCATCTTAACTGCACGCTTAATCTCCAAACCTATCCTCTCACCCAAACTTATACGCCTATTATACCTAACATTGGAGTACTGACCACCAATACCCATATGCACATTAGTTCCACCACCATGCCTAAAAGCAACATCTTGAGTGACAGGTATATGCATTGGGGGGTTTTCACCAAAACTATCATATAAACCAAACCCTAAACCTTCAACTTCAAAATCTGGTTTAAACCCTGCTTTCAAACCATATTCACTTGGTCTACCCCAAGTTATTACAGTCTGAAGACACCATGATCCAATAATTCCAGGTGGAAGCTCTCTTCTCAAACATAATAGGAGTCTATTAGCACATCTCAATACATCCTTTATAATGGATTCACGTATACTAACCATAGCATGAAGTGTAACTTCGAAAGATGGTAAAATCTTCTCCTCAAGTTTAGATTGAACATCTACTGGAAGCCTCTTCAATCCATCGAGGATTGTTTCCCTACGCTCATCTATGGATAGGAATTCATTGGCCAAACATACCCTAGCCTCCTCCAAACTTAAATTATATAGTTTCGAATAATACTCCTCAACGCTACCCCAACTCTTAATTGAATTTAATGGTGAGAAGAAGAAGTTGAAGTTGGCATGAGGACCTAGAATTAACTCCTCAACCCTAGCAGCCTTTAAAGTCTCCTCATTTAAATATCCATCTTTAATAGCCTTCTCAACTTTACGTTCAAGATCATTGGAATCTGCTGCAAAAATGAATACCCTCTCAAAAATCCTCTGTGGATGATAGGTTTTCAATATTAATGGATTTTCATATGGCTCCTTAAACCTAATACCACCACTATAAATCTCATATCTAATGCTCTTGGGGTATGGTATGCCAGCCCTTTCAAGATACCAGTAATAATCCTTCTCAATCCCCCTATTCTCAATTTTAAGAAGCCTCCTAGAACCTACAATTGGAACTGCAAAATCATTTTCAATAACACTACAATAATCGTCACCACCAACATAAACGGAGAAAGCCCTATTTGGAATCTGTAAAGCTTCCAATTCAATAAGGTCATCCACATGCTTCACAATATCAGAATACCTATCCAAAATTAGAATGGCATACCTCCAATCTCCAGATAAATCACGTAAATCTTCAACAACATGAACATCCCTAGAGACAACTTGCGGTAAATCTTCAATGAATTCATCGGGACCTCCAGCTATAGCATTATGAAGATATATTACAGCCCTCTCCCTCGTAGTGTAAATTATACATCTCAAACCATTACCCCTAGCTCCACTCCAAGCATCAAGAGCTGAATGAGACCCTATAATTAGCATACATGGATTCCTATAACCACGAACTATCTCACGCATCTCCTCAACCTCAATCATATGGTAAACACCTAACTAATTCTATGTATAAATGTTTATTTATATTTTGTATTTAAAGGTCAATTAAAATTTAAATAACTGATTAAATATGGAAACATTAAAATTCAAGCTTACATATGATTGGAAGGGAATTATGAAGATAAAGATTATAGCGACTCTTGGACCATCAACAAAAAATCTGAAAACTGTAAGAGAAATGGTGTTGGAAGGGGTATCAGCTTTCAGAATAAATTTTAGCCATGGAAATGAAGAAGAATGGAATAAACATTTAAAGAATGTTAGGAAAACTGAAGAGGAATTAAGAATGGTAATAGGGGTTGGAGGAGACTTAAAAGGGGGGAGTGTAAGATTAGGATATGTTGAAGAACCAATAAAACTAAAACAAGGCATGGAATTAAAAATGGTAAATAAAGTGGAGGATCATGAGGGAAACATACCATTACCCAATGATGAATTCTACAACATAGTGGTTCCAGGAGATGTAATACTAATGGATGATGGAAATATAAGTCTAAAAGTAGAGGAGGTAAGGGAGGGGGAGGTAAAGGTAAGGGCATTAACACCTGGAAAGATAACATCAAGGAAGGGGATAGTGATAAGAGGGAGGGAATTCAACATACCATCAATAACGGAGGAAGATTTGAATAGCATAAAATTCGCCGTGAAAAACTCCATGGACTACATAGGATTAAGCTACGTTAAAAGTGGAGAGGATGTGAAGAAGCTTAGGAAGATATTGGCGGAAGAAGGGGTGGAGGATATTGCGATAATGTCTAAAATAGAATGTGTAAGTGCAGTGAAAAACCTAGAGGAAATAGTTAGAGAATCAGATATGATACTAGTGGCAAGGGGAGACCTTGGAATGCAATTCCCATTGGAAGAAATACCAATACTACAACACAAGATAATTGAAACTGCAAGGCTCATGGGTAAACCAGTAATAGTTGCAACACAAGTACTTGCATCAATGATGGAAAATCCAGCACCAACAAGAGCTGAAGTAACTGATGTTGCACATGCAATAGCTGAAGGGGTTGATGGAATCATGCTAACCGGAGAAACAGCTGTTGGGAAATACCCGGTGGAAGCTGTGAAGTGGCTTAGAAGTATAATAGAAGCAAATGAAGAAAGAACCGATGTGAAATTAAAACCAATAGATGATGATATTCAGAAAAGATTTGCACATAGCATAGCAGTATTAGCGGAATCAATAAGCTCCAAACTAGCAATATACACGCAAAAGGGTAGAATGGCCATTAGAATAGCTGCATATAGACCGAAAATCCAGATATACGCAGCTTCAAACAACATTAAAACACTTAGAAAACTCACCATGGTATGGGGAGTAAAACCAATAAAAGTTGAAGCAAACGATTATAAGGAGGGGTTAGAAGCAACATATCAAGAATTGTTGAAGAACAAGTATATATCGGAATATGAAACTGTCGTATTAACCTATGGATTAATTGAAGAGGGGGAGCATATAGTAAAAATAAAGAGGAAGGTTTAGAATCCATGGGCAAGGTAATGGTATGCTAAGGCAGCATATGATGCTGAACCATACTTCAAAGCACTCTCATCAATATCAAATCTTGGATTGTGATGTGGAGAAGTTATCCCACGCTCAACATTCCTCGTCCCAAGCTCTAAGAATGCTCCAGGAACTTTCTCAAGATAATAAGCGAAATCCTCTCCACCCATACTAGGCTTAACTTCAACAATATTATTTAAACCAACAATCTCATTTAAAACACTCTTAGCCATCCTAACTGCAATTGGATTATTTATAGTTGGAGGGACACCATCAGCAAGGGTGACCTTACATTCAGCATTAAATGCCTTGGCAACCCCCTCAGATATCTCCTTAATACGCTTCTTCAATAAATCCCTAACCTCAAAGGTTAAAGCCCGATAAGTTCCAATGATTTTGGCAGATTCTGGAATTATGTTAAAGGCAGTCCCTGAATGAATGGAACAAGCACTAACAACACCAGACTCCAATGGATCCAGATTGCGACTCACAATGGTTTGTAAATTCAATATTATACTTGCAGATACAACTATAGGGTCTATGGCTAAATGGGGGGATGCTCCATGTCCACCTAAACCCTTAACATCTATTTCAAATCTCCCAGTTGAAGCTAATATTGGACCCTCCCTCAACCCAATTTTACCAGAATCCAGATTATTCCATACATGGAAGCCAAAAATTGCTTCAACATCGGGATCCTTCAAAACCCCCTCTTCAATCATCTTGAAAGCACCACTCAAACCACCACCCAACTCCTCGGCTGGTTGGAATATGAGTTTCACAGTCCCCCTAAATTTATCCTTCATTTCAGATAGAATCCTAGCTGCAGTTAAGAGCATAGCTACATGGGCATCATGTCCACAAGCATGCATAACGCCTGGAACCCTAGACTTATATGGAACTTCATTCTCCTCTTGTATTGGTAGTGCATCCATATCAGCCCTTAAAGCCACAACCCTACCCTCACCACACCTTAAAATCCCAAGAACTCCAGTTTCAGCAATGCCAGTATGAACTTCATAACCCCACTTACCAAGCATTTCAGATACAAGTTTAGCTGTACGCTTCTCTTGAAATCCAAGTTCTGGATACATGTGTATTTCACGTCTAAAAGATATTGTTTCACTCTCCAACTCCACAGCTCTATTCAAAATCCAATTGTAAACAGACATTTAAGACGCCAATTAAATATATCTGTGAAGATGAATTAAAGACTTTCCAAACATTATGATTGCAAATAAAATATAGTGTTTTGAATTTGAGTGAAGCTTAGAAACCAAGATTTGCATTAACCAAAACTACATGATAGTCTCCAGCTTGAGGTTTACGCTCAATGATCTCAATAACCCTAACAGGACAATCTGCTGAATCACAATCAACACAATATCCAGCCTCAGCGCATGGAACTTTAACTCCAAGTCTACGTGAATTCATGGGAGCTGCAACATTATATATCCTCCACAAAGCCATATCAAGATCATATACAATCTTATTAACACCAACAACCATTATCACGTTTTTAGGACCAAAGGCTAAGGCTGCAACTCTATTACCAGAACTATCAGCATTAACTATAACGCCATCAATTGTTAAAGCATTACAACTTGAAAGGAAGAAGTCACTACTAATTTCCATCATCCTAAGCCTATATGAATCTTCAGGGCTCAACCCTCTAATCCAATGGTGAATAACCTTAACCCCCCTAGACTCCAAATCCTCAATTATCCCAAGCTCCCTAATAGTGACAGAGCCACCCACACCAACAGTGGCATTTTGAGGTATCATTGATAGAATATAGTTCTTAGCCTCCTTAACATCATCAAAACATTTAGCTTTAAATCCACGTTTAATTAGATTTTCTGCAACAATATTTAAATTGCATTTGGAATGCCACTCCCTATACTCCTTAAAAGCCATGAAGGTCACGATAAAAATGTGTATTTATGGAGGTATATAAGTGATTTCAGTTTATCTTGGGCGGCTGAAAAGCCTCCTAGCTCTATCTAGCCAAAGCCTTATCTCAATATGTTGCGGGCAAAGCTCTTCACATTTACCACATTTAATACAATTTTCAGCTCTACCATTGGGTGGAATTTTGAGGTTATATTCATCTATTACAGATGGATCCCTACCCCTCTTAAAGTAGGCATTATAATATGCAAATATGTCTGGAATTAAAACACCATTGGGGCATGGTTGACAATATCTACAACCACTACAATTTATGAAACCCCTACCACGTATTATTTCTCTAGCCCTATCAAACAGAGCCAACTCCTCTTGACTGAGGATGTTTGGAATGGCATTCTCAGCATACTTAACATTCTCAATAACCTGCTGCATGGTACTCATACCACTCAATGCCACTGAAACTTCTGGATGATTCCAAACCCACATTAAAGCCCACTCCACAGGGCTACGCTTAACCTTAGCTTCATTAAACACATTTATAACTTCAATTGGAGGTGATGCAAGCAATCCACCAGCCAAAGGCTCCATTACAACCACGGCTATACCTTTAGAAGCAGCGTACTTTAACCCCCTAATCCCAGCCTGATAATCTACATCTAAATAGTTGTATTGAATTTGACATAAAGTCCAATTATATGAATCTATAATTTCCTTGAATAGATCGAAGGTATCATGAAAGCTGAATCCAATATGCTTTATTTTACCACTGGATAGAGCATGTTCAATCCATTCGAAAACCCTAAGCTCCTTAAGTTTCTTCCACCTTTCCCTATTTAAACCGTGAAGTAGATAGAAGTCCACATAATCCATGCCCAATCGATCCAACTGCTCATCCAAAACCTTATCCATATCCGACTGTGAATTAACGAGGTAAACGGGCATCTTCGTAGCCACACGGACACGTCCATGATAACCATCCACAGCTCTGCCCACTATAACTTCACTTTTACCACCATGATAACCATAAGCAGTATCAATATAGTTTATCCCATGCTCAATACCATACCTAATCATCTTTATAGCTTCATCCTCATCCACATTACTATAATTGTCACCGATAACTGGAAGCCTCATAGCCCCAAAACCAAGCACTGAAACATGCCAATCTAAACTTCCAAAACGCCTATACTTCACAGTATCCACCTTCACCCAAGTTAATAGACTAATAGACTACTCTACGGTAATATGCTTATAAACTTATAGTATGTCCCGAAGCCATCCACCACCAGCCCAAAACTTTCCACGAACATTAACGCTATACCCACATTTCGGGCATTTAAGGTCTTCAGTAATATTGTATGCTAAAACCTGGAATCCATACCTCTCAATCAATAATTGACCACATTGTGGACAGTAGGTGTTTTCCAGTCTAAGTTCAGGTGCATTACCAACATAAACATGCTTTAATCCGGAATTACGGGATATCTCATAAGCCTTCTTAAGCATATAACTTGGCGTTGAAGAACGATCATATAATTTGTAGTCTGGATGAAATCTAAGGATGTGGAATGGGGTTTCAGGGCCAAGGTTCTCAACAATCCATTTAGCTAAATTTTCAAGGTCCCTCTCCCACCCATCAATTCCAGGTATAAGTAGATTGGTTACTTCAATGAAAACCCCCTTCCTCTTCAATTCCAATAGGCAATCGAAAATTGGTTGAACATCAAATACGCTAGATAAAGTTTTATACGCCTCAGGATTTGCTGAACATTTGAAATCCACTGTGGCGGCATCAAGATATGGGGCTATGGTATCCACAGCTTCAGGGGTCATATAACCATTAGTTACGAATGTATTGAATAAACCCTTACTCTTGGCAATCTTGGCAGTGTCATATGCGTATTCAAAGAATATTGTTGGTTCAGTATAAGTGTAGCTTATACCTTGACAATCATTCTTCAAAGCCAATTCCACAATCTTCTCTGGAGGCAACTCTCTACCATAAATCTCTTCCTCTTGACTTATAACCCAATTATCACAGAATAAGCATCTAAAATTGCATCCAATAGTAGCTATACTCAAGACGGATGCACCAGGATTATAATGGAATAGAGGCTTCTTCTCAATTGGGTCACAAGCCACAGAGCAAACTTTAGAGTAAACGAGGGAGTATAATTTCCCACCCACATTCCTTCGTACACGGCAGAAACCAGTTTTACCTTCAGGAATTATGCATCTACGACCACACAAATTACATTTAACACTTCCACTACCCATGGATTCATATAACATTGCTTCCTTCATGGGAAATCCAAGTATAATATTGTGGAAGACATAAATATAACCATTGCCTATAGGGCATTGCAAAATCTTTATCTTATATGTTAACGTTAAGTTTCATACTGAATGAAGGAGTACATAATACTTGGGATAGCGGTATTCAGCGTATCATGGGCTTCAATATTTGTGGTGTTATCAAATGCACCTGGAATAGTGTGCGCATTCTGGAGGATGACACTATCATCAATACTAACACTGTTAATCATGATGGTGAACGGTGAATATAAGGGGATAACCAAATTCAGCCCCCTAATAGTAATCTCAGGATTAAGCCTAGCAACACACTTCACACTATGGATGGAATCACTACATATGATCCCAGTAGCCATTAGCACAACAATAGTAAACCTACATCCAATATTCTCTACAATCATAGGAAAATTCATGGGTGAAAGGGTTAGTGGAAAGAGGCTAATGGGAATAATCACTTCAATAATTGGATCCACAATGATGGTTACTGGGATTAGGGAATTAAATATAAGTGAAGTCAATATTCAGGGAATAATTTATGCATTGATAGGTGCAGCATCATTCTCAATATACTTGTCAGCCAACAGAATACTTAGAAATGAGATGAGCACACAAGCTCTTACAGCATGGGTTTATGGGATAGGTGGAATAACCACATTGACATATATATTTGCGAACAACATAAACTTTACATCATACAACATAAACACATGGACATACATCATATTACTAACAATAGTGCCAATGCTAATGGGACACACATTACTAAACTATTTACTTAGAAGCCTTGGACTAATAACTGTAGCTACATC encodes:
- a CDS encoding DUF1297 domain-containing protein gives rise to the protein MIEVEEMREIVRGYRNPCMLIIGSHSALDAWSGARGNGLRCIIYTTRERAVIYLHNAIAGGPDEFIEDLPQVVSRDVHVVEDLRDLSGDWRYAILILDRYSDIVKHVDDLIELEALQIPNRAFSVYVGGDDYCSVIENDFAVPIVGSRRLLKIENRGIEKDYYWYLERAGIPYPKSIRYEIYSGGIRFKEPYENPLILKTYHPQRIFERVFIFAADSNDLERKVEKAIKDGYLNEETLKAARVEELILGPHANFNFFFSPLNSIKSWGSVEEYYSKLYNLSLEEARVCLANEFLSIDERRETILDGLKRLPVDVQSKLEEKILPSFEVTLHAMVSIRESIIKDVLRCANRLLLCLRRELPPGIIGSWCLQTVITWGRPSEYGLKAGFKPDFEVEGLGFGLYDSFGENPPMHIPVTQDVAFRHGGGTNVHMGIGGQYSNVRYNRRISLGERIGLEIKRAVKMKALDLLVT
- the amrS gene encoding AmmeMemoRadiSam system radical SAM enzyme — translated: MKEAMLYESMGSGSVKCNLCGRRCIIPEGKTGFCRVRRNVGGKLYSLVYSKVCSVACDPIEKKPLFHYNPGASVLSIATIGCNFRCLFCDNWVISQEEEIYGRELPPEKIVELALKNDCQGISYTYTEPTIFFEYAYDTAKIAKSKGLFNTFVTNGYMTPEAVDTIAPYLDAATVDFKCSANPEAYKTLSSVFDVQPIFDCLLELKRKGVFIEVTNLLIPGIDGWERDLENLAKWIVENLGPETPFHILRFHPDYKLYDRSSTPSYMLKKAYEISRNSGLKHVYVGNAPELRLENTYCPQCGQLLIERYGFQVLAYNITEDLKCPKCGYSVNVRGKFWAGGGWLRDIL
- a CDS encoding aldo/keto reductase, whose product is MKYRRFGSLDWHVSVLGFGAMRLPVIGDNYSNVDEDEAIKMIRYGIEHGINYIDTAYGYHGGKSEVIVGRAVDGYHGRVRVATKMPVYLVNSQSDMDKVLDEQLDRLGMDYVDFYLLHGLNRERWKKLKELRVFEWIEHALSSGKIKHIGFSFHDTFDLFKEIIDSYNWTLCQIQYNYLDVDYQAGIRGLKYAASKGIAVVVMEPLAGGLLASPPIEVINVFNEAKVKRSPVEWALMWVWNHPEVSVALSGMSTMQQVIENVKYAENAIPNILSQEELALFDRAREIIRGRGFINCSGCRYCQPCPNGVLIPDIFAYYNAYFKRGRDPSVIDEYNLKIPPNGRAENCIKCGKCEELCPQHIEIRLWLDRARRLFSRPR
- a CDS encoding M20 family metallopeptidase — its product is MSVYNWILNRAVELESETISFRREIHMYPELGFQEKRTAKLVSEMLGKWGYEVHTGIAETGVLGILRCGEGRVVALRADMDALPIQEENEVPYKSRVPGVMHACGHDAHVAMLLTAARILSEMKDKFRGTVKLIFQPAEELGGGLSGAFKMIEEGVLKDPDVEAIFGFHVWNNLDSGKIGLREGPILASTGRFEIDVKGLGGHGASPHLAIDPIVVSASIILNLQTIVSRNLDPLESGVVSACSIHSGTAFNIIPESAKIIGTYRALTFEVRDLLKKRIKEISEGVAKAFNAECKVTLADGVPPTINNPIAVRMAKSVLNEIVGLNNIVEVKPSMGGEDFAYYLEKVPGAFLELGTRNVERGITSPHHNPRFDIDESALKYGSASYAALAYHYLAHGF
- a CDS encoding lactate utilization protein, giving the protein MAFKEYREWHSKCNLNIVAENLIKRGFKAKCFDDVKEAKNYILSMIPQNATVGVGGSVTIRELGIIEDLESRGVKVIHHWIRGLSPEDSYRLRMMEISSDFFLSSCNALTIDGVIVNADSSGNRVAALAFGPKNVIMVVGVNKIVYDLDMALWRIYNVAAPMNSRRLGVKVPCAEAGYCVDCDSADCPVRVIEIIERKPQAGDYHVVLVNANLGF
- the pyk gene encoding pyruvate kinase → METLKFKLTYDWKGIMKIKIIATLGPSTKNLKTVREMVLEGVSAFRINFSHGNEEEWNKHLKNVRKTEEELRMVIGVGGDLKGGSVRLGYVEEPIKLKQGMELKMVNKVEDHEGNIPLPNDEFYNIVVPGDVILMDDGNISLKVEEVREGEVKVRALTPGKITSRKGIVIRGREFNIPSITEEDLNSIKFAVKNSMDYIGLSYVKSGEDVKKLRKILAEEGVEDIAIMSKIECVSAVKNLEEIVRESDMILVARGDLGMQFPLEEIPILQHKIIETARLMGKPVIVATQVLASMMENPAPTRAEVTDVAHAIAEGVDGIMLTGETAVGKYPVEAVKWLRSIIEANEERTDVKLKPIDDDIQKRFAHSIAVLAESISSKLAIYTQKGRMAIRIAAYRPKIQIYAASNNIKTLRKLTMVWGVKPIKVEANDYKEGLEATYQELLKNKYISEYETVVLTYGLIEEGEHIVKIKRKV
- a CDS encoding DMT family transporter, which translates into the protein MKEYIILGIAVFSVSWASIFVVLSNAPGIVCAFWRMTLSSILTLLIMMVNGEYKGITKFSPLIVISGLSLATHFTLWMESLHMIPVAISTTIVNLHPIFSTIIGKFMGERVSGKRLMGIITSIIGSTMMVTGIRELNISEVNIQGIIYALIGAASFSIYLSANRILRNEMSTQALTAWVYGIGGITTLTYIFANNINFTSYNINTWTYIILLTIVPMLMGHTLLNYLLRSLGLITVATSTLGEPIISTILAYMILGQIIDCIKMLGMMITLMGIYLAISQ